The following proteins are co-located in the Microplitis demolitor isolate Queensland-Clemson2020A chromosome 5, iyMicDemo2.1a, whole genome shotgun sequence genome:
- the LOC103570718 gene encoding protein cortex — MLRSDLGQISSALPQFRDNISTGLHQTCLLEKNLTIEQIPIYVSRPTPAYHNRTIPAVNSFHKSVSVCNSNNYTDRLIPPRRQQNFDATRYKLMNQSLPMDNEIKPYLDVIEQINMLNTGWKKRLVTQNLNQLKLFKGIRSQRIFNFNSKPPLFSTDCLKSCVNVNKKKSVIQNSSFDGVWKAKSRNKPLLKYWETAVELSGYIHFPSRGAVDWSGKNIIMVAVEQEILLFKDTCVTKSPSMIVNIEPTNIGTAKIRCVKWNYSGDCFLMYSESLKLCCYDVLSSKVIWKHNCVCSRCIIRCIAWTHSDRQVVIGCNDGIVCIFNVSGSNAEIIDYASVHQGIILDLVISPNDDFVATTGTDKNIRIHSLKEMIPFLEIGYYDSSEALAWHPWEKGILCIGGGLGDGSLSLWDVPKQKSLDYRRVNFLSRVKHLAWNNLSGELVVVWYYWNDSDTRLTTIPVLASWNQIVDAISIQKTTPLLTFKNRIANVMWNPYHTKIGLQTADRMYLYDFFGDSATDWKENNKKSKIRPAGQKSIFDLNCIR, encoded by the exons gaacaAATTCCAATTTATGTGTCACGACCAACACCAGCGTATCACAATAGAACAATACCAGCCGTAAATTCATTCCATAAATCAGTTTCTGtttgtaattcaaataattacactGATCGACTGATTCCTCCACGTCGTCAGCAAAATTTTGATGCAACTAGATATAAACTTATGAATCAATCACTGCCAATGGACAATGAAATTAAACCATATCTCGATGTCATTGAACAg ataAACATGTTGAATACTGGTTGGAAGAAGCGACTGGTGACCCAGAACTTGAATCagcttaaactttttaaagGGATCAGGAgtcagagaatttttaattttaatagcaaACCACCATTATTTTCAACTGATTGCCTCAAATCGTGTGtcaatgttaataaaaaaaaaagtgtcatTCAAAACTCGTCGTTTGATGGTGTTTGGAAAGCTAAATCTCGTAATAAACCTCTGCTAAAGTATTGGGAGACTGCTGTAGAATTATCTGGATACATTCATTTTCCAA gTCGTGGAGCTGTTGATTGgagtggaaaaaatataattatggtTGCAGTTGAGCAAGAAATACTTCTTTTCAAAGATACATGTGTTACCAAGAGCCCCTCAATGATAGTAAACATTGAGCCTACAAATATTGGGACAGCAAAAATTCGTTGTGTTAAATGGAATTATTCTggagattgttttttaatgtattCAGAGTCATTGAAATTGTGCTGCTATGATGTCTTAtcatcaaaagttatttggaAGCACAATTGTGTGTGTTCACGTTGTATAATTCGTTGTATCGCTTGGACTCATTCGGATCGTCAAGTGGTCAT agGATGTAACGATGGAATAGTGTGTATCTTTAATGTTTCTGGATCAAACGCTGAGATAATTGATTATGCTTCAGTACATCAGGGTATAATTTTGGATTTAGTAATATCACCAAATGATGATTTTGTAGCCACTACGGGaacagataaaaatatacgTATTCATTCGCTCAAAGAAATGATTCCATTTCTTGAAATTGGATACTACGATTCATCAgag GCATTGGCATGGCATCCATGGGAAAAAGGAATTCTCTGTATAGGCGGAGGGCTTGGTGATGGTTCTTTATCCCTCTGGGACGTCCCAAAGCAGAAGTCTCTCGATTATAGACGAGTTAACTTTTTAAGTCGCGTGAAACATTTGGCCTGGAATAACCTAAGTGGAGAACTGGTTGTTGTGTGGTACTACTGGAATGATAGTGACACTCGTTTAACGACTATTCCTGTTTTAGCAAGTTGGAACCAAATTGTCGATGCGATATCTATTCAAAAAACTACACCTTTATTAACTTTCAAGAATCGTATTGCCAACGTTATGTGGAACCCTTATCACACTAAAattg GCTTACAGACAGCCGATcgtatgtatttatatgatttttttggtGATAGCGCAACTGATTGgaaggaaaataataaaaaaagtaaaatacgTCCTGCTGGTcagaaaagtatttttgatcTTAATTGTATAAGATAA